The Burkholderia ambifaria AMMD genome has a segment encoding these proteins:
- a CDS encoding 2,3-butanediol dehydrogenase: MRALQWHGPRDLRVVDLDTPRAGPGEVRIAVAYCGICGSDLHEYADGPHAIPVDTPHPLSGRTAPLTLGHEFCGTVVEVGAGVTTLTPGDRVAVEPEYHCHQCAYCRSGSYNLCVSMGFAGLMGDGGMADFAVVPAYMLHRLPDDISLEQAAVMEPAAVALHALRRGELRLGDTCAVFGLGPIGLLLIMLAKLQGATTIVAVDVSPERLAAAARFGATHAFDARSLDAPVLRDAIREAAGGLGVDVSFEAAGLPATFEAAMQGLRKGGRLVMVGLMPHAGFDAFRAVNDELTFTASVGYRHVYEDLLRLIGSGALDLTSIVTRTVALDDAVADGFDALLADRAQIKILVAPPRRHARRPHTVGSIEHEPTLVV, translated from the coding sequence ATGCGTGCACTTCAATGGCACGGCCCACGCGACCTCCGCGTGGTCGATCTCGACACGCCACGCGCGGGGCCCGGCGAGGTCCGCATCGCGGTCGCGTATTGCGGCATCTGCGGCAGCGACCTGCACGAATATGCGGACGGCCCGCACGCGATTCCGGTCGACACGCCGCATCCGCTGTCCGGCCGCACCGCACCGCTCACGCTCGGTCACGAGTTCTGCGGCACCGTCGTCGAAGTCGGCGCGGGCGTGACGACGCTGACCCCGGGCGACCGCGTCGCGGTCGAGCCCGAGTATCACTGCCACCAGTGCGCGTACTGCCGCTCGGGCTCGTACAACCTGTGCGTATCGATGGGCTTCGCCGGCCTGATGGGCGATGGCGGGATGGCCGACTTCGCGGTCGTGCCGGCCTACATGCTGCATCGGCTCCCTGACGACATCAGTCTCGAACAGGCCGCGGTGATGGAACCGGCGGCCGTCGCGCTGCATGCGCTGCGGCGCGGCGAGCTGCGGCTCGGCGACACCTGCGCGGTGTTCGGCCTCGGGCCGATTGGCCTGCTGCTGATCATGCTCGCGAAGCTGCAGGGCGCGACGACCATCGTCGCGGTCGACGTGTCGCCGGAGCGGCTCGCCGCGGCCGCGCGCTTCGGCGCGACGCACGCGTTCGACGCGCGCTCGCTCGACGCGCCGGTGCTGCGCGACGCGATTCGCGAGGCGGCGGGCGGGCTCGGCGTCGACGTGAGCTTCGAGGCGGCCGGCCTGCCGGCCACGTTCGAGGCCGCGATGCAGGGGCTGCGCAAGGGCGGCCGCCTCGTGATGGTCGGCCTGATGCCGCATGCGGGTTTCGATGCGTTCCGCGCGGTCAACGACGAGCTGACCTTCACGGCGAGCGTCGGCTACCGGCACGTGTACGAAGACCTGCTGCGGCTGATCGGGTCGGGCGCGCTCGATCTCACGTCGATCGTCACGCGCACGGTCGCGCTCGACGATGCCGTCGCCGACGGCTTCGACGCGCTGCTCGCCGATCGCGCGCAGATCAAGATCCTGGTTGCGCCGCCGCGCCGTCATGCGCGCCGTCCTCACACCGTCGGGAGCATCGAGCATGAGCCGACCCTGGTCGTTTGA
- a CDS encoding MFS transporter, with product MTSHPSSRPAWTYENRLLLILFMTFGFVFFDRLALSFLFPFMSAELHLSNTQLGMVSSALALTWALSGAATGAWSDARGTRKPLLIAAVLGFSVCSALSGLVGGFASLIAFRALMGIAEGPVLPLSQSLMIESSTPSRRGLNMGLLQGSAAGLLGAMIGPPVVIGIATAYGWREAFYVSCIPGFLIAFCIWRWVREVPPGGVRHAQAVGAGAPAASGAAINRWALLKERNILLCVLISCFFLTWFVVIISFAPVFLVESRHLSPADMGIVMTCLGAAWVFWGFAVPAISDRIGRKPTMIAFALVAAVCPVVMIHVGSVWALGALVFATYTGLGCFTLFMATIPAETVPPRAIAGALGLIMGAGELIGGFIAPTVAGFTADRYGLQFAMWTSAAGAILACVLSFGLVETAPAVLRKRALAGATTRLDTQNLGGR from the coding sequence ATGACATCCCACCCCTCCTCCAGACCGGCATGGACGTATGAGAACAGGCTGCTGCTGATCCTGTTCATGACGTTCGGCTTCGTGTTCTTCGACCGCCTCGCGCTGTCGTTCCTGTTCCCGTTCATGTCGGCCGAGCTGCATCTGTCGAATACGCAGCTCGGCATGGTGTCGTCCGCGCTCGCGCTCACGTGGGCGCTGTCGGGTGCCGCGACCGGCGCATGGTCCGATGCGCGCGGCACGCGCAAGCCGCTGCTGATCGCCGCGGTGCTCGGCTTCTCCGTGTGCTCGGCGCTGTCGGGGCTCGTCGGCGGCTTCGCGAGCCTGATCGCGTTCCGCGCGCTGATGGGCATCGCCGAAGGGCCCGTGCTGCCGCTGTCGCAATCGCTGATGATCGAGAGCTCGACGCCGAGCCGCCGCGGACTGAACATGGGTCTGCTGCAGGGCTCGGCCGCCGGCCTGCTCGGCGCGATGATCGGCCCGCCGGTCGTGATCGGCATCGCGACCGCCTACGGCTGGCGCGAGGCGTTCTACGTCTCGTGCATTCCGGGCTTCCTGATCGCGTTCTGCATCTGGCGCTGGGTGCGTGAAGTGCCGCCCGGCGGCGTACGGCATGCACAGGCCGTCGGCGCCGGCGCGCCGGCCGCGAGCGGCGCGGCGATCAACCGCTGGGCGCTGTTGAAGGAACGCAACATCCTGCTCTGCGTGCTGATCAGCTGCTTCTTCCTCACGTGGTTCGTCGTGATCATCTCGTTCGCGCCGGTCTTCCTCGTGGAAAGCCGCCATCTGTCGCCGGCCGACATGGGCATCGTGATGACCTGCCTCGGCGCCGCATGGGTGTTCTGGGGCTTCGCGGTGCCGGCGATCTCCGACCGCATCGGCCGCAAGCCGACGATGATCGCGTTCGCGCTGGTCGCGGCCGTGTGCCCGGTCGTGATGATCCATGTCGGCTCGGTCTGGGCGCTCGGCGCACTCGTGTTCGCCACGTACACAGGCCTCGGCTGCTTCACGCTGTTCATGGCGACGATCCCGGCCGAAACCGTGCCGCCCCGCGCGATCGCCGGCGCGCTCGGCCTGATCATGGGCGCGGGCGAGTTGATCGGCGGCTTCATCGCGCCGACCGTCGCGGGCTTCACGGCCGACAGGTACGGCCTGCAGTTCGCGATGTGGACGTCGGCCGCGGGCGCGATTCTCGCGTGCGTGCTGTCGTTCGGCCTCGTCGAAACCGCGCCCGCCGTGCTGCGCAAGCGCGCGCTCGCCGGCGCCACCACCCGTCTCGATACCCAGAACCTCGGAGGACGCTGA
- a CDS encoding 2,4'-dihydroxyacetophenone dioxygenase family protein — translation MVDKAVSEFWQNIAPIANPFKPDALPEAYIPNAASDDERLYVPFTETVSSRPLWISPSQNKWCDILMAKEAGLVNRHYHPHEVFAYTLSGKWGYLEHEWTATRGDFVYETPGEGHTLVAFDHPEPMRAFFIVKGPLIWLDDEGNPDGYFDVHSYIAMCKAHYEKVGLGAQAIEKLFR, via the coding sequence GTGGTCGACAAAGCCGTATCCGAATTCTGGCAAAACATCGCGCCGATTGCCAATCCGTTCAAGCCCGATGCGCTGCCGGAAGCTTACATCCCGAACGCGGCCAGCGACGACGAGCGCCTTTACGTTCCGTTCACCGAAACGGTTTCATCGCGGCCGCTATGGATCTCGCCGTCGCAGAACAAGTGGTGCGACATCCTGATGGCGAAGGAAGCCGGGCTCGTGAACCGCCACTATCACCCGCACGAGGTGTTCGCGTACACGCTGTCGGGCAAGTGGGGATACCTGGAGCACGAATGGACCGCGACGCGCGGCGATTTCGTGTATGAAACGCCCGGCGAAGGCCATACGCTCGTCGCGTTCGATCATCCGGAGCCGATGCGCGCGTTCTTCATCGTCAAGGGCCCGCTGATCTGGCTCGACGACGAAGGCAACCCCGACGGCTACTTCGACGTGCATTCGTACATCGCGATGTGCAAGGCCCATTACGAGAAGGTCGGCCTCGGCGCGCAAGCGATCGAGAAGCTGTTTCGCTGA
- a CDS encoding helix-turn-helix domain-containing protein, producing MTNSTVLSCTRGSTADVPARDRMAYWDAFNAATLVGLRCSSLSPAGLEVEKTDLALPGLGVADISGRDHVIERSPALVRQLPKESLFACPILSGRAYFIQRDRCLLAEAGDVVVYDTRVPYLFGFLTPMRQLLVDIPITTFDDRFDAELAALPLRIAPKPGAGAMLGATLRASVERFMRDPVEEDAARFVEHTRTLVAELIDAEVNGAGASRASLSYLLTAKQYIATHLGDPELGPQAVADAVGLSLRHLSRLFAGEGDSITQHIWSERLSHAHRELVDARLRKTSIGEIAFRWGFSSQAHFSRAIRERYGASPMALRSAC from the coding sequence GTGACGAATTCGACCGTTCTTTCATGCACGCGAGGCTCGACGGCCGACGTGCCGGCGCGCGACCGGATGGCGTACTGGGATGCGTTCAACGCCGCGACGCTGGTCGGCCTGCGCTGCTCGTCGCTGTCGCCGGCGGGGCTCGAGGTCGAGAAAACCGATCTCGCGCTGCCGGGGCTCGGCGTCGCCGACATCAGCGGCCGCGATCACGTGATCGAGCGCAGCCCCGCGCTGGTGCGTCAGCTGCCGAAGGAGTCGCTGTTCGCGTGCCCGATCCTGAGCGGTCGCGCGTATTTCATCCAGCGCGACCGGTGCCTGCTCGCGGAAGCCGGCGACGTCGTCGTGTACGACACGCGCGTGCCCTATCTGTTCGGATTCCTGACGCCGATGCGGCAGCTGCTGGTGGACATTCCGATCACCACGTTCGACGACCGCTTCGACGCGGAGCTGGCGGCGCTGCCGCTGCGGATCGCGCCGAAACCGGGCGCGGGCGCGATGCTCGGCGCGACGCTGCGCGCGAGCGTCGAGCGGTTCATGCGGGATCCGGTCGAAGAGGACGCCGCGCGCTTCGTCGAACATACGCGCACGCTGGTCGCGGAGCTCATCGACGCGGAAGTGAACGGCGCGGGCGCATCGCGCGCGTCGCTGTCGTACCTGCTGACCGCGAAGCAATACATCGCGACGCATCTCGGCGACCCGGAGCTCGGGCCGCAGGCGGTCGCCGATGCGGTCGGGCTGTCGTTGCGGCACCTGAGCCGGCTTTTTGCTGGCGAAGGAGACTCGATCACGCAGCACATCTGGTCCGAGCGGCTGTCGCATGCGCATCGCGAACTGGTCGATGCGCGCCTGCGCAAGACGAGCATCGGCGAGATCGCGTTTCGCTGGGGGTTCTCCAGCCAGGCGCACTTCAGCCGCGCGATTCGCGAACGCTACGGTGCGTCGCCGATGGCGCTGCGCAGCGCCTGTTGA
- a CDS encoding aldo/keto reductase: MALRTLGTSDIQVSPLAFGGNVFGWTVDENASFALLDALADTGINFIDTADVYSAWAPGNSGGESETIIGKWLKRSGKRDQVVIATKVGLLEARAGLSKDNILKAADDSLRRLQTDYIDLYFSHRDLADTAPLEETLAAYQTLIDAGKVRIIGASNYSGARLREAADISKRDGLPAYQVIQPEYNLIDRAEYEHDLEPVVRDLKLGVVNYYALASGFLSGKYRSEADLKKSVRGDRVAGYLDARGLRILAALDDVSAKHGTQPAAIALAWQIARPTITAPIASATSLSQLALLGEAIRVKLDDEDIRKIDEASAV; the protein is encoded by the coding sequence ATGGCACTACGCACCCTCGGCACGTCGGACATCCAGGTTTCCCCGCTCGCCTTCGGCGGCAACGTCTTCGGCTGGACCGTCGACGAGAACGCATCGTTTGCGCTGCTCGACGCGCTCGCCGACACCGGCATCAACTTCATCGACACGGCCGACGTCTATTCGGCCTGGGCGCCCGGCAACAGCGGCGGCGAATCCGAAACGATCATCGGCAAGTGGCTCAAGCGCTCCGGCAAGCGCGACCAGGTCGTGATCGCGACCAAGGTCGGCCTGCTCGAGGCGCGCGCGGGCCTGTCGAAGGACAACATCCTGAAGGCCGCCGACGATTCGCTGCGCCGCCTGCAGACCGACTACATCGACCTGTATTTCTCGCACCGCGATCTCGCCGACACGGCCCCGCTCGAGGAAACGCTCGCCGCCTACCAGACGCTGATCGACGCGGGCAAGGTGCGCATCATCGGCGCGTCGAACTACAGCGGCGCGCGCCTGCGCGAAGCCGCCGACATCAGCAAGCGCGACGGCCTGCCGGCTTACCAGGTGATCCAGCCGGAATACAACCTGATCGACCGTGCCGAATACGAGCACGATCTCGAACCGGTCGTGCGCGACCTGAAACTCGGCGTCGTCAACTACTACGCACTCGCGAGCGGCTTCCTGTCGGGCAAGTACCGCAGCGAGGCCGACCTGAAGAAGAGCGTGCGCGGCGATCGCGTCGCCGGCTATCTCGATGCGCGCGGCCTGCGCATTCTCGCGGCGCTCGACGACGTGTCGGCGAAGCACGGCACGCAACCGGCCGCGATCGCACTCGCGTGGCAGATCGCGCGGCCGACGATCACCGCGCCGATCGCGAGCGCGACGTCGCTGTCGCAGCTCGCGCTGCTCGGCGAAGCGATCCGCGTGAAGCTCGATGACGAAGATATTCGCAAGATCGACGAGGCCAGCGCGGTGTGA
- a CDS encoding LysE/ArgO family amino acid transporter: MNWIAFSHGAALCGSLIVTIGAQNAFVLRQGIMRSHVGKIVLLCALSDMILIGAGVGGASVLVERYPTFVHVVLYVGLAYLAWFGFNALRRAFKPGHETLDVRGDAVAPPPQSTVAIVLMTLAFTWLNPHVYLDTFLLIGTAGAREPEGARLAFAIGAMAVSVVWFLGLGYGARLLAPWFRKAVAWRVLDGAIGSMVLFLAAVQLR; the protein is encoded by the coding sequence ATGAACTGGATCGCTTTTTCCCACGGCGCCGCCCTGTGCGGGTCGCTCATCGTCACCATCGGCGCGCAGAATGCATTCGTGCTCCGGCAAGGCATCATGCGCTCGCATGTCGGCAAGATCGTGCTGCTGTGCGCGCTGTCCGACATGATCCTGATCGGCGCGGGCGTCGGCGGCGCGTCGGTGCTCGTCGAACGTTATCCGACCTTCGTCCACGTGGTGCTGTACGTCGGCCTCGCGTATCTCGCATGGTTCGGCTTCAACGCGCTGCGCCGGGCGTTCAAGCCTGGACACGAAACGCTCGACGTGCGCGGCGACGCCGTCGCGCCGCCGCCGCAGAGCACGGTCGCGATCGTGCTGATGACGCTCGCGTTCACGTGGCTCAACCCGCACGTGTATCTCGATACGTTCCTGCTGATTGGCACGGCCGGTGCGCGCGAGCCGGAAGGCGCGCGCCTCGCATTCGCGATCGGCGCGATGGCGGTCAGCGTCGTGTGGTTCCTCGGGCTCGGATACGGGGCGCGACTGCTCGCGCCGTGGTTCCGCAAGGCCGTTGCGTGGCGCGTGCTGGATGGCGCGATCGGCAGCATGGTGCTGTTTCTCGCGGCGGTGCAGTTGCGGTGA
- a CDS encoding LysR family transcriptional regulator ArgP: MLDYALLDALAAVIRHGSFERAAKELNVTPSAVSQRVKLLEERVGSVLVKRGQPCVATTSGALLCRHTERVQLLEAELGGRMPALPGQIASAWPTLRVAVNDDSVATWFIDAVGPFCTERETLLDLVIDDQDHTAARIRDGSVQGAVTAQAEPIQGCRSTRLGRIRYRAVCSPAFYDRYFGAGITRDALRRAPCVMFNPKDGLQARFIRRVTRADLDPPQHWIPHVAGYLRACETGLGWGMCPDRMVDRQLAAGELVDMSRGRTVDIELYWQSWRLSIGWLDDFSAALKTRAALFLD, encoded by the coding sequence ATGCTCGACTACGCGTTGCTCGACGCCCTGGCCGCGGTGATCCGGCACGGTTCATTCGAACGGGCGGCCAAGGAGCTGAACGTCACGCCGTCGGCGGTATCGCAGCGCGTGAAGCTCCTGGAGGAGCGCGTCGGCAGCGTGCTCGTCAAGCGCGGGCAGCCGTGCGTCGCGACGACGTCCGGCGCGCTTCTATGCCGGCATACGGAACGCGTGCAGTTGCTCGAGGCCGAACTGGGCGGCCGGATGCCCGCGTTGCCGGGCCAGATCGCGAGCGCGTGGCCGACATTGCGCGTGGCCGTCAACGACGACAGCGTCGCGACCTGGTTCATCGACGCGGTCGGGCCCTTCTGTACCGAGCGCGAGACCTTGCTCGACCTCGTGATCGACGACCAGGACCATACAGCCGCGCGCATTCGCGACGGCAGCGTGCAGGGCGCGGTGACCGCGCAGGCCGAGCCGATCCAGGGATGCCGGTCGACGCGGCTCGGGCGCATCCGCTATCGCGCGGTGTGTTCGCCGGCGTTTTACGACCGCTATTTCGGCGCCGGCATCACGCGCGATGCGCTGCGCCGCGCGCCGTGCGTGATGTTCAATCCGAAGGACGGCCTGCAGGCGCGCTTCATCCGGCGCGTGACGCGTGCGGATCTCGATCCGCCGCAACACTGGATCCCGCATGTCGCGGGCTATCTGCGCGCATGCGAAACGGGGCTCGGATGGGGAATGTGCCCGGACCGGATGGTCGATCGCCAGTTGGCGGCGGGCGAACTGGTCGACATGTCGCGCGGGCGGACCGTCGATATCGAGCTGTACTGGCAGAGCTGGCGCCTGTCGATCGGCTGGCTCGACGACTTCAGCGCGGCGCTCAAGACGCGTGCCGCGCTGTTTCTCGACTGA
- the fnr gene encoding fumarate/nitrate reduction transcriptional regulator Fnr codes for MLTPVATRPAAPFHAGSRPAPRQAPHCSSCAMRHLCMPQGLAPEALSRLESVICAARPVKRGEALFREGDTFDNLYAVRSGSLKTVATRHDGREQVTGLHLAGEALGLDGICDDTHPRTAVALEDSSVCVIPYSALKSLCSEAGTMQLRMHKLMSEQIVRETSQTMLLGSLNAEERVAAFLLDVSARYLKRGYSPSEFNLRMTREDIGSYLGMTLETVSRTLSKFQKRGLIEMQGRLVQIVDFDGLHHL; via the coding sequence ATGCTGACGCCCGTCGCCACACGCCCCGCGGCCCCGTTCCATGCAGGCAGCCGGCCGGCTCCCCGCCAGGCCCCGCACTGCTCGTCGTGCGCCATGCGGCATCTGTGCATGCCGCAGGGCCTCGCACCCGAAGCGCTCAGCCGCCTCGAGTCGGTCATCTGCGCGGCGCGTCCGGTCAAGCGCGGCGAAGCGCTGTTCCGCGAAGGCGACACGTTCGACAACCTGTACGCCGTGCGCTCGGGTTCGCTGAAAACCGTCGCCACGCGCCACGACGGCCGCGAACAGGTCACCGGCCTGCACCTCGCGGGCGAAGCGCTCGGCCTCGACGGCATCTGCGACGATACCCACCCGCGCACCGCGGTCGCGCTGGAAGACAGCTCGGTCTGCGTGATTCCGTACAGCGCGCTCAAGTCGCTCTGCTCGGAGGCCGGCACGATGCAGCTGCGCATGCACAAGCTGATGAGCGAGCAGATCGTGCGCGAGACGTCGCAAACCATGCTGCTCGGTTCGCTGAACGCAGAAGAGCGCGTCGCCGCGTTCCTGCTCGACGTGTCGGCACGCTACCTGAAGCGCGGCTATTCGCCGTCGGAATTCAACCTGCGGATGACGCGCGAAGACATCGGCAGCTATCTCGGCATGACTCTCGAAACGGTCAGCCGCACGCTGTCGAAGTTCCAGAAGCGCGGCCTGATCGAAATGCAGGGCCGCCTCGTGCAGATCGTCGATTTCGACGGCCTCCATCACCTCTGA
- a CDS encoding universal stress protein — MYKRILVAIDGSDTSRHAFDAALALAKEHGAELQPFYVVENAAIYYNVPGYDPSVLRDQLVAQGNALAADFTKLMQAAGVKGATVMSEASSINDVSTLILDGAKAFGADLLVLGTHGRRGFRRLVLGSIAEQCVRHATLPVLLIPAAAHTDADQDL; from the coding sequence ATGTACAAGCGCATTCTGGTTGCCATCGACGGCAGCGACACGTCCCGCCACGCGTTCGATGCCGCGCTCGCGCTCGCGAAGGAGCACGGTGCCGAACTGCAACCGTTCTACGTCGTCGAGAACGCCGCGATCTACTACAACGTGCCGGGCTACGACCCGTCCGTGCTGCGCGACCAGCTCGTCGCGCAAGGCAATGCGCTCGCGGCGGATTTCACGAAGCTGATGCAGGCGGCCGGCGTGAAGGGCGCGACGGTGATGAGCGAGGCGTCGTCGATCAACGACGTGTCGACGCTGATCCTCGATGGGGCGAAAGCGTTCGGCGCCGATCTCCTGGTGCTCGGCACGCACGGCCGCCGCGGGTTCCGTCGCCTCGTGCTCGGCAGCATCGCCGAACAGTGCGTGCGGCACGCGACGCTGCCCGTGTTGCTGATCCCGGCCGCCGCGCATACCGACGCCGATCAGGATCTCTGA